In Erwinia sp. SLM-02, one genomic interval encodes:
- a CDS encoding Tm-1-like ATP-binding domain-containing protein, giving the protein MDCIYAVATADTKGRELFYVRDLIARTGVKVVTVDLSTRLSAGPSLTDFSAEDVAACHPQGGARIFSRDRSEAIPAMAEAFDLFLRQRSDVAGVIGLGGSGGTALIAPALQALPVGIPKLMVSTMASGEISGYVGASDITMLYSVTDIAGLNRISRRVLGNAAHQIAGAVSFAVPVVDDENPALGLTMFGVTTPCIEAVGEALEQEYDCLVFHATGSGGKAMEKLADSGMLVGLLDLTTTEVCDLLFGGVLACGEDRFDALARSRLPAVISSGALDMINFGSPATVPEKYAGRTFYHHNPQVTLMRTTVEENTVMARWIAKKLNRCEGEVRFLIPEGGFSVLDAPGQPFWSAEADRAFITTLESDLIQTARRKIVRLPWNINDPRFANAAVEQFRQLINRE; this is encoded by the coding sequence ATGGATTGCATTTATGCCGTGGCAACGGCAGATACTAAAGGAAGAGAACTGTTTTATGTGCGAGATCTGATTGCCCGAACGGGTGTAAAAGTGGTGACGGTTGACCTCTCCACCCGGCTTTCTGCCGGTCCCTCACTGACCGATTTTTCCGCTGAAGACGTGGCAGCCTGCCATCCTCAGGGTGGTGCGAGGATTTTTTCTCGCGATCGCAGCGAGGCTATTCCAGCCATGGCCGAGGCGTTTGATCTTTTCCTGCGCCAGCGCAGCGATGTGGCCGGCGTGATAGGGCTTGGCGGCTCGGGCGGCACCGCGCTGATTGCGCCCGCGCTGCAGGCGCTTCCCGTCGGCATTCCTAAGCTGATGGTCTCTACCATGGCATCCGGTGAAATCTCGGGCTATGTGGGGGCCAGTGATATCACCATGCTGTATTCGGTCACCGATATCGCCGGGCTGAATCGTATTTCCCGCCGCGTGTTGGGCAATGCCGCTCATCAGATTGCGGGTGCGGTCAGCTTCGCTGTCCCCGTCGTTGATGATGAAAACCCGGCCCTGGGGCTGACCATGTTCGGTGTGACCACCCCCTGCATTGAGGCCGTCGGCGAGGCGCTGGAGCAGGAGTATGATTGCCTGGTTTTCCATGCGACAGGCAGCGGGGGCAAAGCCATGGAGAAACTGGCGGACAGCGGCATGCTGGTGGGGCTGTTGGATTTGACCACCACCGAAGTGTGCGATCTGCTGTTTGGCGGCGTGCTGGCCTGCGGTGAGGATCGATTTGATGCCCTGGCGCGCAGCCGCCTTCCTGCCGTGATATCCAGTGGTGCGCTGGATATGATCAACTTTGGCTCGCCGGCTACCGTGCCGGAGAAATATGCCGGACGCACGTTCTACCACCATAACCCCCAGGTGACGCTGATGCGCACAACGGTGGAGGAAAATACGGTGATGGCGCGGTGGATAGCGAAAAAACTCAATCGCTGCGAGGGGGAGGTGCGTTTCCTGATCCCGGAAGGGGGATTTTCGGTGCTGGATGCCCCCGGCCAGCCGTTCTGGTCAGCCGAAGCCGACCGGGCCTTTATCACCACGCTGGAAAGCGACCTTATCCAGACCGCCCGGCGGAAAATCGTCCGCCTGCCGTGGAATATTAACGACCCCCGCTTTGCCAACGCCGCAGTAGAACAATTCCGCCAGCTGATAAACAGGGAGTGA
- a CDS encoding TetR/AcrR family transcriptional regulator, with amino-acid sequence MSGLTSTRARTRRLLIETAIRLFDSGAFPSITEVAHEAQLSRATAYRYFPTQSALVSAIVSETLSPIKHWQPSKEEATDRINELLSFAFPQMLRHEGTLRAALHLSLTQWAQSQATDAIPVKERLVRGNRKAMLAQVLKPLNDELPPALMDRVIRSLSLVYGSEIFLVMKDIWGCHNDELEDIGKWIAGAIVRQAREDAQLA; translated from the coding sequence ATGTCAGGGTTAACATCCACACGCGCCAGAACGCGCCGCTTACTCATTGAAACGGCTATACGGCTATTTGATAGTGGAGCTTTCCCCTCAATTACCGAAGTCGCTCATGAGGCACAGCTGTCGCGAGCAACCGCCTATCGCTACTTTCCAACGCAAAGCGCGCTGGTTTCCGCCATCGTTTCAGAAACGCTGAGCCCGATTAAACACTGGCAGCCCAGCAAAGAAGAGGCCACCGATCGCATCAACGAACTGCTGAGCTTTGCCTTTCCGCAGATGCTGCGCCATGAAGGGACATTACGCGCGGCGCTGCATCTTTCCCTCACCCAGTGGGCGCAGTCCCAGGCCACCGATGCCATCCCGGTCAAAGAGAGGCTGGTGCGCGGCAACCGCAAAGCGATGCTGGCTCAGGTATTAAAACCGCTGAATGACGAGCTGCCGCCGGCGCTGATGGATCGGGTTATTCGATCGCTGTCGCTGGTTTACGGTTCGGAGATTTTCCTGGTGATGAAGGATATCTGGGGCTGCCATAACGACGAGCTGGAGGACATTGGCAAGTGGATTGCCGGGGCCATTGTGCGCCAGGCGCGGGAAGATGCGCAGCTAGCGTGA
- a CDS encoding ornithine decarboxylase: MTPLKIAASTTVAIHLQTGREVVTLEKTDFTDVAAVVVSVADSRSGMLALLRHTGFNLPVFIALDYPEQAQEQELPEVTGILNGAADDVIRLEAAAAQYQMGLLPPFFNTLTKYVAMDNSTFACPGHQGGAFFKKHPAGRQFYDFFGENVFRADMCNADVKLGDLLIHEGSAKHAQKFAAKVFNADKTYFVLNGTSSANKVVTNALLTRGDLVLFDRNNHKSNHHGALIQAGATPVYLETARNPFGFIGGIDAHCFDETYIRNQIRQVAPDRAQQERPFRLAVIQLGTYDGTVYNARKVIDSIGHLCDYILFDSAWVGYEQFIPVMEACSPLLLDLKPEDPGIFVTQSVHKQQAGFSQTSQIHKKDNHIRGQQRFCSHKRLNNAFMLHASTSPFYPLFAALDVNAKMHQGEAGRRLWHECVTLGIDTRKAILSRCEMIRPFIPDDVDGKPWQDAPTETIARDPRYFSFAPGAEWHGFAGYEKDQYLVDPCKLLLTTPGIDAASGQYASFGIPATILANYLRENGVVPEKCDLNSILFLLTPAESVEKMAHLVAKLAQFEQHVKEDALLSDVLPTIYRKNVKRYAGYTLRRLCLEMHQLYVSYGVKDLQKAMFRQQSLPKVVMNPQDANIEFIRGNVELVPIAQAEGRIAAEGALPYPPGVLCVVPGEVWGGAVQSYFLALEEGLNLLPGFSPELQGVYAEADENGVKRLYGYVITE; encoded by the coding sequence ATGACACCATTAAAAATTGCAGCCAGTACCACCGTTGCCATCCACCTCCAGACCGGACGCGAAGTCGTTACGCTGGAAAAAACCGATTTTACCGACGTGGCGGCCGTGGTCGTCTCCGTTGCCGACTCCCGCAGCGGCATGCTGGCGCTGCTGCGCCACACCGGCTTTAACCTGCCGGTGTTTATCGCGCTGGATTATCCGGAGCAGGCCCAGGAGCAGGAGCTGCCGGAGGTGACCGGCATTCTTAACGGTGCCGCCGATGATGTCATCCGCCTGGAAGCCGCCGCCGCGCAGTATCAGATGGGGCTGCTGCCGCCGTTCTTTAATACGCTGACCAAATACGTGGCGATGGATAACAGCACCTTCGCCTGCCCGGGGCATCAGGGCGGGGCGTTCTTTAAAAAGCATCCGGCGGGACGGCAGTTCTACGACTTCTTCGGTGAAAACGTCTTCCGCGCCGATATGTGCAACGCCGATGTGAAGCTCGGGGACCTGCTGATCCACGAAGGATCGGCCAAGCACGCGCAGAAGTTCGCCGCGAAGGTGTTCAACGCCGATAAAACCTATTTTGTGCTAAACGGCACGTCCAGCGCCAACAAAGTGGTCACCAACGCGCTGCTGACGCGCGGCGATCTGGTGCTGTTTGACCGCAACAACCACAAGTCGAACCACCACGGTGCGCTGATCCAGGCCGGTGCCACGCCGGTGTATCTGGAAACGGCGCGTAACCCTTTCGGCTTTATCGGCGGCATTGACGCGCACTGCTTTGATGAGACCTATATCCGCAATCAGATCCGCCAGGTTGCGCCCGATCGCGCGCAGCAGGAGCGTCCGTTCCGCCTGGCGGTGATCCAGCTGGGCACCTACGACGGCACCGTTTACAACGCCCGTAAGGTGATCGACAGCATCGGCCATCTGTGCGACTACATCCTGTTTGACTCGGCGTGGGTGGGCTACGAGCAGTTTATTCCGGTGATGGAAGCCTGTTCGCCGCTGCTGCTGGATCTGAAGCCGGAAGATCCGGGGATCTTCGTCACCCAGTCGGTGCATAAGCAGCAGGCCGGGTTCTCGCAGACCTCGCAGATCCACAAAAAAGATAACCACATCCGCGGCCAGCAGCGTTTTTGCAGCCATAAACGGCTGAACAATGCGTTTATGCTGCATGCCTCAACCAGCCCGTTTTACCCGCTGTTTGCCGCGCTGGACGTCAACGCCAAAATGCATCAGGGCGAGGCGGGCCGCCGTCTGTGGCACGAATGCGTCACGCTGGGGATTGATACCCGCAAGGCGATCCTCTCGCGCTGTGAAATGATCCGCCCGTTTATCCCGGATGACGTTGACGGCAAGCCGTGGCAGGATGCGCCAACCGAAACCATCGCCCGCGACCCGCGCTATTTCAGCTTTGCGCCGGGGGCGGAGTGGCACGGTTTTGCCGGCTATGAAAAAGATCAGTATCTGGTCGATCCGTGCAAGCTGCTGCTGACCACGCCGGGCATCGACGCCGCCAGCGGTCAGTACGCCTCATTTGGCATTCCGGCGACGATCCTTGCCAACTACCTGCGTGAAAACGGCGTGGTGCCGGAGAAGTGCGACCTGAACTCGATCCTGTTCCTGCTGACTCCGGCAGAAAGCGTGGAGAAGATGGCGCATCTGGTGGCCAAGCTGGCGCAGTTCGAACAGCACGTGAAGGAAGATGCGCTGCTCAGCGACGTGCTGCCGACCATCTACCGTAAAAACGTCAAGCGCTACGCCGGTTACACCCTGCGTCGCCTGTGCCTTGAAATGCACCAGCTGTACGTCAGCTACGGGGTGAAGGATCTGCAGAAGGCGATGTTCCGCCAGCAGAGCCTGCCAAAAGTGGTGATGAATCCGCAGGATGCCAACATCGAATTTATTCGCGGTAACGTTGAGCTGGTGCCGATTGCTCAGGCGGAAGGGCGTATCGCCGCCGAGGGCGCGCTGCCGTATCCGCCGGGCGTGCTGTGCGTGGTGCCCGGTGAAGTGTGGGGCGGGGCGGTGCAGAGCTACTTCCTGGCGCTGGAGGAGGGGCTTAACCTGCTGCCGGGCTTCTCGCCGGAGCTGCAGGGTGTTTATGCCGAAGCCGATGAAAACGGCGTGAAACGCCTGTACGGCTATGTGATTACCGAGTAA
- a CDS encoding alpha/beta fold hydrolase — MQEQDKPRHVGQEFFNRTDFWQTFRHGHIRVGEVKMHYVEGGEGEPILLIPGWPQSWYTWRYVMDDLVKSGRRVIALDPRGMGDSDAPLDGYDLTTAAADIHGFVTAMKLTERGPIDVAGHDVGAWIGYAFAADWPQDIRKIALLDALIPGLSVPRSDLPSEEIALRNWHFAFNRLNDLPEILISGREEAFLTWFFRAKSQNTSAIAAEDIAFYARQMAVPGILRAAGCYYRAAFGAEGLAANRQRAETQLTMPVRVFGAERSVGATMLAALKPLGIDVTGVVVEGAGHYLPEEAGPRIARELGAFFRV, encoded by the coding sequence ATGCAGGAACAGGATAAACCCCGCCACGTTGGCCAGGAATTTTTCAACCGCACCGACTTCTGGCAGACGTTCCGCCACGGCCATATCCGCGTTGGCGAAGTCAAAATGCACTATGTTGAGGGCGGTGAAGGCGAGCCGATACTGCTGATCCCGGGATGGCCGCAGAGCTGGTACACCTGGCGCTATGTGATGGACGATCTGGTAAAGAGCGGGCGCCGGGTGATTGCGCTGGATCCGCGTGGGATGGGGGACAGCGATGCGCCGCTGGACGGCTACGACCTGACCACGGCGGCCGCGGATATCCACGGCTTCGTGACCGCGATGAAGCTGACCGAACGGGGGCCGATTGACGTTGCCGGTCACGACGTCGGGGCGTGGATCGGCTATGCCTTTGCCGCCGACTGGCCGCAGGATATCCGTAAGATCGCGCTGCTTGATGCGCTGATCCCGGGCCTGTCGGTGCCGCGCAGCGATCTTCCCTCCGAGGAGATCGCCCTGCGTAACTGGCACTTCGCCTTCAACCGCCTGAACGATCTGCCGGAAATACTGATATCCGGCAGGGAAGAGGCGTTCCTGACGTGGTTTTTCCGCGCCAAATCGCAGAATACGTCGGCCATCGCCGCCGAAGATATCGCCTTTTACGCCCGCCAGATGGCGGTGCCGGGGATACTGCGCGCCGCGGGCTGCTACTACCGCGCGGCCTTTGGTGCCGAAGGGCTGGCAGCCAATCGTCAGCGCGCTGAAACCCAACTGACGATGCCGGTCAGGGTATTTGGCGCAGAGCGCAGCGTGGGAGCCACCATGCTGGCAGCGCTGAAGCCGCTGGGTATTGATGTTACCGGTGTGGTCGTTGAGGGGGCAGGGCACTATTTGCCTGAAGAAGCCGGGCCGAGGATTGCTCGTGAGCTGGGGGCGTTTTTTAGGGTTTGA
- a CDS encoding TetR/AcrR family transcriptional regulator: MQKKSRSIASGRPREFNTDLALESAIQHFSVHGYHGSSISDLNAALGLTTGSIYKAWGDKHGLLMAALERYIELRSAAVGQLLSAAPNGLAKLEALLGHYADISSGKSGEVGCLVVETAMELSASDELIAARLARQEASRRAQFTALLQEADRDGSLPAQDDIASCADLLIAMTQGMRVLGKSGSSRERMQAIVDKAITLLKR, translated from the coding sequence ATGCAAAAAAAATCCCGATCCATTGCTTCTGGCCGCCCGCGCGAGTTCAACACCGACCTCGCACTGGAGAGCGCCATCCAGCATTTCAGCGTCCATGGCTATCATGGATCCTCAATCAGCGACCTGAACGCGGCGCTGGGGCTGACCACCGGCAGCATTTATAAAGCCTGGGGCGACAAGCACGGGCTGCTGATGGCCGCCCTGGAACGCTATATAGAACTGCGCTCGGCGGCGGTGGGGCAGCTACTCAGCGCTGCGCCCAACGGTCTGGCAAAGCTTGAGGCGCTGCTTGGGCACTATGCCGATATCAGCAGCGGAAAATCCGGCGAGGTCGGCTGCCTGGTGGTTGAAACGGCTATGGAGCTGTCGGCCAGCGATGAGCTGATTGCTGCACGACTCGCCCGGCAGGAAGCCAGCCGCCGCGCCCAGTTTACGGCGCTGCTGCAGGAGGCGGATCGCGACGGCTCGCTGCCCGCGCAGGATGATATCGCCAGCTGCGCCGACCTGCTGATTGCCATGACCCAGGGAATGCGGGTGCTGGGTAAATCCGGCAGCTCGCGAGAGAGAATGCAGGCGATTGTCGATAAGGCGATTACGCTGCTTAAGCGTTAA
- a CDS encoding helix-turn-helix domain-containing protein — MTGRIDYQIEKYSFTELNEPAHLTRQWAAVLEKCQQMHAGVEERLRTALQNVDYVTSFELPFRLLLIRAPQLIAGVRNELPLRQKNVLFNGKRFGCVYSLNTDLSDIPDEFHYRLSNRVRRVDAGGGSAAPYQQIAKEAKAPRDRLKIALESGLQVTVLDGMFWFGIQRMAADIQRLRKSGMRIATAETEVFDSLTGTLRRVPVYRAG; from the coding sequence GTGACCGGAAGAATTGACTATCAGATTGAAAAGTACAGCTTCACCGAGCTAAATGAACCCGCGCATCTTACCCGGCAGTGGGCTGCGGTGCTGGAAAAATGCCAGCAGATGCACGCCGGAGTTGAGGAGCGCCTCCGTACTGCGCTGCAAAACGTTGATTACGTCACCAGCTTTGAACTGCCTTTCCGCCTGCTGCTGATCCGCGCCCCGCAGCTCATTGCCGGCGTGCGCAATGAGCTGCCGCTTCGCCAGAAAAATGTTCTGTTCAACGGCAAGCGCTTCGGCTGCGTCTACAGTCTGAACACCGACCTCAGCGATATCCCGGATGAATTTCATTACCGCTTATCCAACCGCGTTCGACGGGTGGATGCCGGCGGCGGTTCCGCCGCACCCTACCAGCAGATCGCCAAAGAGGCTAAAGCGCCGCGCGATCGCCTGAAAATCGCGCTGGAAAGCGGGCTGCAGGTGACGGTGCTTGATGGCATGTTCTGGTTCGGCATCCAGCGCATGGCGGCGGATATTCAGCGGCTGAGAAAGAGCGGCATGAGGATTGCGACGGCGGAAACCGAGGTGTTTGACAGCCTGACCGGCACGCTGCGGCGGGTGCCGGTGTATCGGGCGGGCTGA
- a CDS encoding LuxR family transcriptional regulator translates to MFSFFNENQTVRDTLETYIQRKLSPFGNPTYAYTVVSKKNPSEALIISSYPDAWVNLYRANNFQLTDPVILNAFKRSSPFAWDENITLMSDLKFTKIFSLSKQYNIVNGFTFVLHDHMNNLALLSLIIDDDDRGAVERRMSDVEGELQMLLIDFNKQMYLPQRGFENNNRTMFTLRENEVLYWSSMGKTYVEIAFITGISVSTVKFHIKNVITKLGVSNCRQAIRLGVELDLIRPAASAAR, encoded by the coding sequence ATGTTTTCTTTCTTTAATGAAAACCAGACGGTAAGGGATACCCTTGAGACCTACATCCAGAGAAAACTCTCGCCGTTTGGCAACCCTACCTATGCCTATACCGTTGTCAGCAAGAAAAATCCTTCAGAGGCGCTAATTATTTCCAGCTATCCCGATGCGTGGGTGAACCTGTACCGGGCGAATAATTTCCAGCTGACGGATCCGGTAATCCTTAACGCTTTTAAACGATCGTCGCCCTTTGCCTGGGATGAGAACATCACCCTGATGTCCGACCTCAAATTCACCAAAATATTCTCGCTGTCTAAGCAGTACAACATTGTAAACGGCTTCACCTTCGTACTGCACGATCATATGAATAATCTCGCGCTGCTGTCACTGATTATTGATGATGACGATCGGGGAGCAGTGGAACGCCGGATGTCAGACGTTGAGGGTGAACTGCAAATGCTGTTAATTGATTTTAATAAGCAAATGTATCTCCCGCAGAGAGGATTCGAAAATAACAACAGAACCATGTTTACCCTGAGAGAGAACGAGGTGCTCTATTGGTCGAGCATGGGAAAGACTTATGTTGAAATCGCGTTTATTACCGGAATTTCGGTCAGCACGGTGAAGTTTCATATCAAAAATGTCATTACAAAGCTGGGGGTAAGTAATTGCCGTCAGGCAATACGGCTGGGTGTTGAACTGGATCTTATCAGGCCGGCGGCATCGGCGGCCAGGTAG
- a CDS encoding ABC transporter substrate-binding protein, which produces MKVLSHAVFLAAVGISAAVSTSAGAADNSVIRYAIWSNPNGTFNPTLYFTDYDRAIIFNVFGRLFTLDEKQNPQPSLAERYDYSDEGKTLTLHLRQGVKWHDGKPFTAEDVAFTYGSEAAPDFPRDQPDFVKHLVGYEDYHSGKSAELAGIKVIDSQTVSFSFTAPYAAAFAHFADRPVLAKHIWNTIPVKAWNTATQLLRNPVGTGPYKFVEFVSDQYVKLERNDDYFGGAPKIKTFIFKVSSAQTVQNELINGDVDIAELSSWNKRDVETYQKAGIRIVEQPGVTAQYLSLDTRNPNLSDPRVRQALVYGIDRQLIVDKLLFGHGLVFNTKDHPQSQYYPKDLNAYAYDPQKAQALLKEAGWSDSNGDGIVDKNGQNLTFTLNYPTGNRTRELTAPIIQQNLKKIGIDVVLNVADFNATLAILQDKNKVYDGVLMGGTFRPGLYENNFWWERFSTPQLDALAGQFNTTVEPEKLKTSIGGWLKEVNQQVPHVWLYIPNQGYALSKRVSHYSAYPYEPFADVTQWTVNPQ; this is translated from the coding sequence ATGAAAGTATTATCTCACGCCGTTTTTCTTGCCGCCGTCGGCATCAGTGCTGCGGTTTCCACTTCCGCAGGCGCTGCGGATAATAGCGTTATTCGCTATGCCATTTGGAGTAATCCGAACGGCACCTTTAACCCGACGCTCTATTTTACCGACTACGACCGCGCGATAATTTTCAACGTCTTTGGTCGCCTGTTCACGCTGGATGAAAAACAGAATCCGCAGCCGTCTCTGGCTGAACGCTACGACTATTCTGACGAGGGTAAAACCCTGACGCTGCATCTGCGTCAGGGCGTGAAGTGGCACGACGGTAAACCGTTCACCGCCGAGGATGTGGCCTTCACCTATGGCTCCGAGGCCGCCCCTGATTTCCCGCGCGACCAGCCGGATTTCGTCAAGCATCTGGTGGGCTATGAGGATTATCACAGCGGTAAAAGTGCCGAACTGGCGGGCATCAAGGTGATCGATTCGCAAACGGTCAGCTTCTCCTTTACCGCGCCGTACGCCGCCGCCTTTGCCCATTTCGCCGACCGTCCGGTGCTGGCGAAACACATCTGGAATACCATTCCGGTGAAAGCGTGGAATACCGCCACTCAACTGCTGCGTAATCCGGTCGGCACCGGGCCGTATAAGTTCGTGGAGTTCGTCTCCGATCAGTACGTGAAACTGGAACGTAACGACGACTATTTCGGCGGTGCGCCAAAGATTAAAACCTTTATCTTTAAGGTATCCAGCGCCCAGACGGTACAGAATGAATTAATTAACGGGGATGTGGATATCGCCGAGCTGTCCTCGTGGAATAAGCGCGATGTGGAAACTTATCAAAAAGCCGGGATTCGTATTGTTGAACAGCCCGGCGTCACCGCACAGTATTTAAGCCTGGATACGCGTAATCCTAACCTCAGCGACCCGCGCGTGCGCCAGGCGCTGGTTTACGGCATCGACCGTCAGCTGATCGTGGATAAATTACTGTTCGGCCACGGCCTGGTATTTAATACCAAGGATCATCCGCAGAGCCAGTATTACCCGAAAGATCTCAACGCCTACGCTTACGATCCGCAAAAGGCGCAGGCACTGTTAAAAGAAGCGGGCTGGAGCGACAGCAACGGTGACGGCATTGTTGATAAGAACGGCCAGAACCTGACCTTTACCCTGAACTACCCTACCGGCAACCGCACCCGGGAGTTAACCGCGCCGATTATTCAGCAGAACCTGAAAAAAATCGGCATCGATGTGGTGCTCAACGTGGCGGATTTTAACGCCACCCTCGCCATCCTGCAGGATAAAAATAAAGTCTACGACGGCGTGCTGATGGGCGGAACCTTCAGGCCGGGGCTGTATGAAAACAACTTCTGGTGGGAGCGCTTCTCCACGCCACAACTCGATGCCCTCGCCGGGCAGTTTAATACCACCGTGGAGCCGGAAAAGCTGAAAACCAGCATCGGCGGCTGGCTGAAAGAGGTGAACCAGCAGGTGCCGCACGTCTGGCTCTATATTCCGAATCAGGGCTACGCGCTCAGCAAGCGGGTCAGCCACTACAGCGCCTACCCCTATGAGCCGTTTGCCGATGTCACGCAGTGGACGGTAAACCCGCAATAG
- a CDS encoding ABC transporter permease codes for MLRYVLHRILILIPVLIGISIVVFFLIKLQPGDPFVGMIAPETTPEQKQELLRQAGYLDPIWMQYLRWASHAFVGDFGYSTQSGAPVLMLIQERVVNTVLLAVSSLFIALLAAFPLGIYLGLHRGGPVDTVVSLVYFVVVSIPVFFIAILLVKVFAMNLQWLPVSGATTLGSNHRGLAHLLDVFSHLFLPALALAVANIGIFSRYLRSGISELINQHFVKALFARGVGRSRVIFPHLVKNAARPMITVVGMEIPSLLSATLLTEIIFNWPGIGRLSFDAIQARDYPLLMGIVLFLAVITLVTNFLVDILYALVDPRVRLSQ; via the coding sequence ATGCTGCGCTATGTCTTACATCGAATACTGATCCTTATTCCCGTGCTGATCGGGATTTCGATCGTGGTGTTCTTCCTAATCAAACTCCAGCCGGGCGATCCGTTCGTCGGCATGATCGCCCCTGAAACCACCCCGGAGCAGAAGCAGGAGCTGCTGCGCCAGGCGGGCTATCTCGACCCGATCTGGATGCAGTATCTGCGCTGGGCATCGCACGCCTTTGTCGGTGATTTCGGCTACTCAACCCAGAGCGGCGCGCCGGTGCTGATGCTGATTCAGGAGCGGGTGGTGAATACGGTGTTGCTGGCGGTCAGCTCACTGTTTATTGCCCTGCTGGCGGCCTTTCCGCTGGGGATTTACCTCGGGCTGCATCGCGGTGGCCCGGTGGATACCGTCGTTTCCCTGGTTTATTTTGTAGTGGTGTCCATTCCGGTGTTTTTCATCGCCATCCTGCTGGTTAAGGTTTTTGCCATGAACCTGCAGTGGCTGCCGGTTTCAGGGGCGACAACGCTCGGTAGCAATCACCGTGGGCTGGCGCATCTGCTTGACGTGTTCAGCCATCTTTTCCTGCCCGCGCTGGCGCTGGCGGTGGCGAATATCGGTATCTTCAGCCGCTATCTGCGTTCCGGCATCAGCGAGTTAATCAATCAGCACTTCGTTAAGGCGCTGTTTGCGCGTGGCGTGGGCCGCTCGCGGGTGATTTTTCCCCACCTGGTCAAAAACGCCGCCAGGCCGATGATTACCGTGGTTGGCATGGAGATCCCTTCCCTGCTGTCCGCCACGCTGCTGACGGAAATCATCTTTAACTGGCCCGGGATCGGTCGTCTGAGCTTTGACGCCATTCAGGCGCGTGACTATCCGCTGCTGATGGGCATCGTGCTGTTCCTGGCGGTGATTACCCTGGTGACCAACTTCCTGGTCGACATCCTTTATGCGCTGGTCGATCCCCGCGTAAGGCTCAGCCAGTGA